From one Lolium rigidum isolate FL_2022 chromosome 4, APGP_CSIRO_Lrig_0.1, whole genome shotgun sequence genomic stretch:
- the LOC124708092 gene encoding ocs element-binding factor 1-like: protein MSSPSRRSSSPDSNIEGGSGSGSAGDERKRKRMLSNRESARRSRARKQQRMEELIAEASRLQAENARVEAQIGAYTAELGKVDGENAVLRARHGELAGRLQALGGVLEIFQVAGAAVDIPEIPDDPLLRPWQSPFAPQLAATGADAFQF, encoded by the coding sequence ATGTCGTCGCCGTCGCGCCGGAGCTCCAGCCCGGACAGCAACATCgagggcggcagcggcagcgggagCGCCGGGGACGAGCGCAAGCGCAAGAGGATGCTGTCGAACAGGGAGTCGGCCAGGCGGTCCCGCGCGCGCAAGCAGCAGCGGATGGAGGAGCTCATCGCCGAGGCCAGCCGCCTCCAGGCGGAGAACGCGCGCGTCGAGGCCCAGATCGGCGCCTACACGGCCGAGCTCGGCAAGGTGGACGGCGAGAACGCCGTGCTCCGCGCtcgccacggtgagctcgccggcAGGCTGCAGGCCCTCGGCGGCGTCCTGGAGATCTTCCAGGTGGCCGGTGCGGCCGTCGACATCCCGGAGATCCCCGACGACCCGCTGCTCCGCCCGTGGCAGTCACCGTTCGCGCCCCAGCTGGCTGCCACTGGAGCCGACGCGTTCCAGTTCTGA